GCCAAAGGTGCGCGTGTCTAGTTGAGGGTTATAGACGCTTGTCACGTCAACGACGGGGGCAAGGTTCAAGTTAATCCCGTAGGCTGCCAGGTCATGGGCGTCCTGTAGACCGGCGGCCCGTGCGCGCTCGGGATCATGGGTAGCGCCGATCTCTGCGGCTGAGGGGCGAGGACCATCGAGATCGCGCAGGCGATCGACCAGCCCTCCCTCTTGATCGATAGCGATGAGCAGCGGAATGCCACTGCCAGCGGTCCGAGCTCCATTCTGGATCTCTTGGGTCAGCTGCTTCAGTTGGGGGGCGCTCATAATATTATTGTTAGCTGTAAACAAGATCACTGCACCGACATTTTCCTGCGTGACCATTGTACTGAGATCCAGCGAATAGTAAGGTCCAGTGAATTGAACAAAGAGCATTTGCCCTAACTTTTGGTCAAGCGTCATTGTGCGTAGAATCAAATTGATATAGGCTGCAGGCGTGAGCTGCTGTGAGCTTTGCTCGGTAGCGTGGGCTGACGGTGTAGTGGAAGGCAAGGCCGAGCGGATCTGCTGCAAGACGTTCTTGGAGCCAGCCGTTGGACCCCAAAGCATAAAGGCCCAGCCCTGTGGTCCCAGTAACTGAGCCAGACCGCTCGTGGTGGTATTGATCACCAGGATGAGCAGGAGCAGAAGCAGGCTAAAAGCTTGACCGCGGCTGAGCCGCAAAGCCCGCTCCTCTTCGCCTTTGCTGACTGCTCTCAGGGCCGGTAGTTGGCGAGTGGGCAGCAAGGCGAGGGCAGCGACGGCTCGCTCTGCCATGCTGGCCAGCCTGGGGGGTGGAAGAGCAGGGACGACGGCGGCAGCGGGTAGTTTAGCTGTTTCGACCTCGGCTAGCTGAGGGTCTTTCTCTGCTGGGGGCGGAGGTAGAGGCAGCTCGCGCGTCTCCTCCTGGGCAATCTCCCTGGCTCGTTCCTCCCTCTCTTGCTCCGTCTCCGTTCCTGGCGCTTTGGGATGGTTGAGTGGTGCCAGGAGAGGCGCTTGCAGCTTTCTGGCGTCGCTCCTGCTGCCAGCGCCCTCCCTCGCTGAGGGACGTCTGGGCGAGGGCCTGCCGGGAATCCTGATGGCGGCCAGCCTGACTGTGTCCTCTTCCTTTGGGCTCGTCTCGGGAATCTCTGCTGCCTGGTTCTGGCCGGGTGGTTGCTCTCTCTCCATGATTGCGATACCTCATCATAGGACCCCTCTGTCAGGGGGTGCGTTTCTCTCTTCGCTCTAACAGAGGAGCTTGCCACTCGCTTTGTTCTGCTGCTATTACCAATGACGTATTGCCTGTCTGCCGGTCCAGGGTCTTTTGTCCGTACTCTGGTCGGTCAGTAGCAACCTGGAAGCGTTTCAAACAGGCTTGTTGACTGGTCTCCAGAAGCGGCTAAGCCTGGGAACAGCCTCAACTCTGAGGCGGATGCTCCACACGCTCTGGCAACGTCTTCCTTGCCCTGGTGTGCAGATCAGTTCTGCGATCTGCCTGGTACGACGATCGTCCTCCTGTCGACCGGCTTTTCCTGGCTGCCGGTGGCCTCGATGTCGACACTTGTTCAAGTCGCCATTGCTACGCTATACTGTGACTGCTATCAACCGGCAAGTTCTGCGAAAGGTCGCTGGACGGAATGAGAGCGGAACAATATCCACAGGCCCTCGTAAGCGTACAAAAACTGAGAGGCAGGACTACAGCCCTGCGGCTGCTCGCCTGGCCACTGCTGGCTGGGACTCTGGCAGCCGCGGCTGGCTTTGGTATTGAGCTGGTGCTGCACTGGCTGCAAGCAATGGCTGCTCACTGGCTACCAGGACAGGGAGATGGCCGCCAACCTGCCTTGGCGTTGTCTTTTGTTTCCTGGCTTCCTTCGCTCTCCTTCGGTGGATGGTGGCCGCTGGCTATCCCTTTGGGGGTCGGCCTGCTTGTCTTTGTGTGCACTGGTCTGCTGCGCCGCCCGTTGGCCCTCCGCGCCTATGCCCGTGCCGTCCGTTCCTCCTCGGCAGATACACTGGCTGTGCTCCCGCTGTCAACTACCTCTGGCATCTATGAAACAGCGCTCGCTTATTATCAGGATATCACTGATCAGAGTGCTGTGCCATATAAACAGGACCTTTCTTTCTCCGCGTTGTTGCAGGAACCCTCTGCTCAGCTGCTGCTGCTGGGAACTTCAGGAGCAGGCAAAACTTTTGCCCTCTCCATGCTGCTTCAATCTGCTCTCGATGCTTTCCTCCGTAATAGAGGAAAAGATAGGAGATTGCCCGTCTATCTCTCTCTAGAGCACTATAGCCTCTATCTTAATAGACGATCATCGATTGTGGTGGAGGCTGGGGGAGAGGGGAGGGGGCGGAGCGCCAATGGCGAGGTGGAGGAGGGTGAGGGGGCGGGCAAGGCGGCAGCCTCTCAGGAGCTGGCGGTGGCCAGCCTGCAGCCGGAGGCAACTCTTTTTGACTTCCTGCTGGAGAGCCAGGCCCCCGGTCTACGCCATCTGCGGCCCTATCTGAGCCAGTTAGCCGAGCGTGGGCAGCTGCTCCTCCTCTGCGATGATTTCCATCTGGTCGAAGCCTCCTTTCGCGAGGCGATCATCGCTGAGCTGAGCTATCTCATGAGTCAAACGGGCAATCGCCTGGTAGTGAGCGCTTGCGATCTGGCTCATGACGCTCTGCCGCAGCTGGAGCGCTTGCTGACAGAAGGAGAAATGGCCTGCGCTGTCCTTGCTCCGCTCTCTCCGGCGCTCATCCGTCGCTTCGTTGAGCAGGCGCTGCGGGAGCAGCAGATTCTGACGCGGCGGCAGTACACCGCCGGCCAGATCATGCGTGCGCTCGAAGATAGTCGCCTGCGCTATCTGTCTAGTGTGCCGCTCACCCTCTTTAGCTTTCTGGAGATTCTAGATACGCTTGATCTGGGGAATCCCGGGCAGTTCGATAGCCGTGGGCGTCTGCTTGCTCAACTGCTACATCTCTTGCTCATGCGAGCGTTGCGGCAAAAGCGCTGGCGCCGTGGCAAGCGTGGCCTGACGGAAGAGGAGTTAGTAGCGCTACTTCGCCGGCTGGCCTGGGCGCTCTACCACAGTGACGCACGCAATCTCGTTGTCCTGCCCTCCGCCCAAGGGCGTCGTCAGAAGACGGCGGCCCGGGCGGTGGCGCTGGCCCTGCCTCGCTGGCTCGAAGAGAGTCGCTCGCTCCTGTCGCGGCAGGGGATGGTTCTGCCGGAGGATCTCCAGGCTCCGCTGGCTGAGCCAGCGCTCCTGGAGCAGCAGCTAGCCTGTCTGGAGGCGGCTGGCCTCTTGGTGCTTGGGGGCGACTGTCTGCGCTTCCGTCATCTCTGGCTGGTGGAGTATCTGGTGGCCTCGGTCTTGCTGGAGCTTGATCAGGAGGCGGACCAGGGACTGGGGGGACGACAGGCGACGCTTGCGCTCTGTTGTAGTGATCCTGCGCGCTGGGCTGGACCCGTTGCTCTGTGGTCGGGCATCATCGATGAGCCGCTGGCTCTGGCTGAGCGCTTTGCTGGCTTTGGAGAAGCTCATCCCTCCTCTGCCGTGGCGGCTGGTGCTTTGGCGCTTATCTGTGTTGGTGTGGCCTGGAGCCCCCCACGCTCAATGGCTGACGAGCCGCTAAGCCTGCCCCCACGCCTGCTGCGCTTGCTCAGTGGGATGCTGCGCGAAGCGACAGGCCCTGAGCAGCTCTCTCGTCTGATTGGGCGCTTCGCTGCGGAAGGTACGCTGGAGATCTATCAGGGGCTGTTGCCCACCGTGATGGTGCCTGGCGTCGAAAACCTGCTGCGGCTCTGCGACCAGAAGTTGCTCCTGGATCGCTTCTTCGATTATCTCTACGAGGTCATTGATCTGCCTGCTTATGATAGTCAGGTTCGGCGCCTCATTCCTGTATTGGGGCGCCTGGGAGAAGGGGTAATCCCCTACGCTGCAGAATTGCTGCAGCCAGCAGCCGATCATTCGCTACGCTTGCGAGCTGCGGCGGTGCGCATCCTCGCTCGCTGTGATGCTCAGCAGGCTGTGGACCCTCTGCTTGACTGTCTGGCGGATAGCGAGCAGGTCATCGTCGAGGGAGCGCTCAAGGCCCTCATTCGCCTTGGCCCGGCGCGAGCCTTGGAGCCGCTGCTCGATGCCTTAGAACAGTATCTGCCGAGCGGGGCAGCTGCGCGTCAGGTGCAGCGTGCTATTCTGGTGGTCCTTGAC
Above is a genomic segment from Thermogemmatispora onikobensis containing:
- a CDS encoding glycoside hydrolase family 3 protein — translated: MEREQPPGQNQAAEIPETSPKEEDTVRLAAIRIPGRPSPRRPSAREGAGSRSDARKLQAPLLAPLNHPKAPGTETEQEREERAREIAQEETRELPLPPPPAEKDPQLAEVETAKLPAAAVVPALPPPRLASMAERAVAALALLPTRQLPALRAVSKGEEERALRLSRGQAFSLLLLLLILVINTTTSGLAQLLGPQGWAFMLWGPTAGSKNVLQQIRSALPSTTPSAHATEQSSQQLTPAAYINLILRTMTLDQKLGQMLFVQFTGPYYSLDLSTMVTQENVGAVILFTANNNIMSAPQLKQLTQEIQNGARTAGSGIPLLIAIDQEGGLVDRLRDLDGPRPSAAEIGATHDPERARAAGLQDAHDLAAYGINLNLAPVVDVTSVYNPQLDTRTFGNDPTSVTHMAGAYLQGLQQGSQVFGTLKHFPGLGDVSVDPHSGLPVLTRSLDQLQAIDWLPYRTLIQQGQVHAIMVTHEIVKAVDSSMPSSLSPKVISGILRQQLGFQGVVITDSLTMEGVSARYDESQAAVMAVQAGADLLMGAISAQTAAAMLKALKSAVEEGTLSVQRIDESVRRILMLKYQLGLLHLPQ